The genome window TGGAGAGCGTAGCCTATACGTTCATCTCTCTGATAATCGCCCTGACCATATTCATGGCCCTTGCCATAACCTTCTTCAACATGAAGATTATAATCGGCCCGCTCAACAAGACCGTCTCCTTTGCGCAGGCCCTGGCCGAGGGCGATTTCACGACAAGGCTAGACATAGACAAACACGATGAGATAGGCGCCCTGGCAAAGGCACTCACAGAGGCCAAGGACCAGCTTGCCGACATGATAAAGGGCGTGGACAGGGCTGCGGGTTATGTGTTTGAGGAATCGAATACGCTCGGCGGCTCCACAGAGGAACTTGCAGGCGTTGCGGCTGAGGTCAGAAACAGATCGGAAGAGATAAAACACGGGGCCGAAAGGGCGGGCGCCGGGGTTTCGAGCCTTGCTGCGGCCATGGAAGAAATGACAGCCACCATCTCCGAGATCGCCCAAAATACAAACGGCGCAAGGAATATCGCGGTACAGGCGAGCGATGAGGCCAAAAACGCCCAAGAGATCATACACAGACTCGCCGAGGCCTCGGCCAAGATAGGCGAGACCAGCAAGATCATCGGGAGCATCGCGGAACAAACAAACCTCCTGGCGCTCAATGCCACCATCGAGGCGGCCAGGGCGGGTGAGGCAGGCAAGGGCTTTGCCGTAGTAGCCAACGAGGTCAAGGAGCTCGCCAAACAGACAGGTACATCCGTCGTCGAGATCGACGAGATCGTAAAAGGACTTCAGCAAGGGGCCAGGGAATCCGTGAGTGTCGTCGAACAGGTCGTTGGGACGATTCAACAGATGACCGAGCATTCCGACAGCATCGCCGCCGCCGTTGAAGAACAGACTGCCACAGTGAGCGAGATCAGCCGCCGGGCGCAGGATGTCAACTCAGAGGTCGGCGAAATAATAAATATGATTACAAACGTAGCGTCGGCCGGTGAAAAGACCAGCGAAAGTGCACAGACGGTGAAAACGGCCTCGGACAAACTGAAAGACCTCTCTGAAGAACTCAGAGAGCGTCTCGGCGTATTCAGGCTTTAAATCGGGAGGCGGCTATGGCCATAGAAAACGATATCCTCAAAGACTTTCTGTCGGAATGTAAAGAAAACCTCGAATTGCTCGACCAGCAGTTCGTCGAGCTGGAGCAAAAACCTGAAGACGCCGAACTCATAAAGAGCATCTTCAGGACTATTCATACCATAAAGGGGACATCCGGCTTCTTCGGCTTCACGACCCTTGAAGCAATCGCCCATTTCGGAGAAGATATACTCTCCAAACTCAGGGACGGGACGATCAGAAACAATGAAGACATCACAACGATGCTTTTGAGGGCAGTCGACCACATAAAGGCCATCATTGTCGCACTTGAACAGACAGGCAAGGAGCCGGACGACCTGACATACCTGGACTTCATTGTGGAACTGAGGAATTTCGCCGAGAAGGTCATAAAACAGCCGGCGCGGACATCCCCGTCCGAAACCGCCCAGACTGAGGTATCGGGTGTGGAGGCTGGGCCCAGCGCATCGACCGCTGCGATAGAACAGGCCGCCGCGACACCAAAGATCCCAGAAACAGGTACTGAAATGGGTACTGAATCGGAGACACCGACACCGCTTAGGTCGGAGGCACCGAAGAAAACAACTAACGCCTCCGAATCCGAAAGGCCCGAATCCAGTCAATCCGTCTCTCCACCGCCGACACAGCAGCACCTCACCGAGACCCATGTACGCGTAGACGTCCAGCTCCTCGACAACCTCATGAACCTAGCCGGCGAGTTGGTCCTTTCAAGAAACAGGTTGACGCAGCTCGCCAACCAGATGAACAATATCGATCTGTTGGCTGCAAATCAGCACATGAGCCTGATAGTCACTGAGATGCAGACACAGATCATGAAGACCAGGATGCAGCCGATCGGAAACGTCTTCAACAAGTTCCCCAGGATCGTCCGCGACCTTGCAAAAGCCGCACAGAAACAGATACAGCTCCGGATAGAAGGCGCAGAGACCGAGCTTGACCGCTCGATAATCGAATCCATCAAGGATCCGCTTACTCATATGGTGAGAAACTCCATAGACCACGGGATAGAACCGGCGGATATCCGTATCCAGAAAGACAAGCCGGCGGTAGGCGTATTGG of Dissulfurimicrobium hydrothermale contains these proteins:
- a CDS encoding methyl-accepting chemotaxis protein, producing MPDILKTSTIKTKLLILITVIGLFSVVCGVIYMNYTKSHLTDMTIKNQIHNLRAEVDASLAKKGDFGLSVIIGIAENGTISKALKENDRDLAIARLDGMIDAYKQNGKNIKIHIHTADLKSFVRSWAQDKFGDDISFRDSLRKVKEEKKAMSFIEVGRDGLAIRAISPIIRDGQYLGSVELLDGTGEISRKFAKEQKKYITLLNKDVINTATLISGHTDVGDGFYVANDKWFDKDIIDFARGLDYPKLLKDGYLLTDKYFITFSPLKDFKGQEIGINLVGEDASVLKEKIGGMESVAYTFISLIIALTIFMALAITFFNMKIIIGPLNKTVSFAQALAEGDFTTRLDIDKHDEIGALAKALTEAKDQLADMIKGVDRAAGYVFEESNTLGGSTEELAGVAAEVRNRSEEIKHGAERAGAGVSSLAAAMEEMTATISEIAQNTNGARNIAVQASDEAKNAQEIIHRLAEASAKIGETSKIIGSIAEQTNLLALNATIEAARAGEAGKGFAVVANEVKELAKQTGTSVVEIDEIVKGLQQGARESVSVVEQVVGTIQQMTEHSDSIAAAVEEQTATVSEISRRAQDVNSEVGEIINMITNVASAGEKTSESAQTVKTASDKLKDLSEELRERLGVFRL